The proteins below come from a single Candidatus Anaeroferrophillus wilburensis genomic window:
- a CDS encoding UvrD-helicase domain-containing protein produces MVAMSRTGYAADPETVLAGLNPGQREAVRKCTGPLLILAGAGSGKTRVIVHRIAYMIGVVGIEPASIMAVTFTNKAAGEMRERVHRMVGPAAGKLWINTFHATCARILRRHIGRLGFSERFVIYDDKDQLSIIKEVFKKHNLSEVSLKPEVVRAVINDAKNKALDADDFSRRASTWQEETIAGIYTAYQQQLQHNDALDFGDLHLKTIKLFSQCPDVLAEYQERFHYLLVDEYQDTNEVQYRLLRMLVEKRGNLCVVGDDDQSIYSWRGARLKNILDFEADYPAALVVRLEENYRSTQNILEAANGVISHNRQRKGKDLWTRNETGALISLHVAADEYDEARFIIGKIRGQERDLADHAIFYRTNAQSRVLEEVLSRQGIPYVIVGGFRFYDRAEVKDLLAYLRVVNNVKDSVSLLRVINVPARGVGKKTVESLKELALAQGCSLWQALELWVADSASAGKSKQALVAFVQQVQEWRRQEEGTISALLQDIIAKTDYSAWLQRGSGAHLYEGKKENIAELFNSIVTWESNESQPLLANYLESVALISEVDRSAPEQSRVTLMTLHSAKGLEFPVVFMAGMEEGLFPNRKCYNRDAEMEEERRLCYVGMTRAREKLYLVASRSRQFQGVRSDNKPSRFLFDIPRQLIQQEDAASGPTHGGKRVREHQQSSGVKPAPAKKVSPGDSSSNAGFPVGCKVIHGVFGPGVVAAREGHGDDLKLVIIFRDRGRKKISLRYAKLERC; encoded by the coding sequence ATGGTGGCCATGAGTCGGACAGGATATGCAGCCGATCCGGAGACTGTTCTGGCCGGTCTCAATCCCGGCCAGCGGGAGGCGGTAAGAAAGTGCACTGGGCCGTTGCTCATTCTGGCGGGAGCGGGGAGCGGCAAGACCAGGGTTATTGTCCACCGGATTGCCTATATGATCGGTGTTGTAGGGATTGAACCGGCATCCATCATGGCGGTTACCTTCACCAATAAAGCAGCTGGAGAGATGCGTGAGCGGGTTCACCGGATGGTTGGCCCGGCCGCTGGCAAACTCTGGATCAATACCTTTCATGCTACATGTGCCCGTATTTTGCGCCGTCATATCGGCCGTCTTGGTTTCAGTGAACGGTTTGTCATCTATGATGACAAGGATCAGCTGAGTATTATCAAGGAGGTTTTTAAGAAACATAATCTTTCAGAAGTGAGCCTTAAACCGGAAGTGGTGCGGGCGGTTATCAATGATGCCAAGAACAAGGCTCTCGATGCCGATGATTTCAGCCGCCGGGCATCGACCTGGCAGGAAGAGACCATCGCCGGAATTTATACCGCCTATCAGCAGCAGCTGCAGCACAACGATGCCCTCGATTTTGGCGATCTCCATCTTAAGACGATTAAACTTTTTTCCCAATGTCCTGACGTTTTGGCGGAGTATCAGGAACGTTTCCACTATCTGCTGGTCGATGAGTATCAGGATACCAATGAGGTTCAGTACCGTTTGCTGAGGATGCTGGTTGAAAAACGTGGCAACCTCTGCGTGGTTGGTGATGATGATCAGTCGATCTACAGCTGGCGGGGGGCGCGGCTGAAAAATATTCTTGATTTTGAAGCTGATTATCCTGCTGCCTTGGTTGTCCGTCTCGAAGAGAACTATCGTTCCACCCAGAATATCCTTGAAGCCGCCAACGGGGTTATCTCTCATAACCGGCAACGGAAAGGAAAGGATTTGTGGACCCGCAATGAGACTGGAGCGTTGATCAGTCTGCATGTGGCTGCCGATGAATACGATGAAGCCCGCTTTATTATCGGTAAAATAAGGGGGCAGGAGCGGGATTTGGCCGACCATGCTATTTTTTACCGTACCAACGCCCAGTCCCGGGTATTGGAGGAAGTCCTTAGCCGACAGGGGATTCCCTATGTTATCGTTGGTGGTTTCCGGTTTTATGATCGGGCTGAAGTAAAGGATCTGCTGGCCTACCTGCGGGTGGTTAATAATGTCAAAGATAGTGTCAGTCTGTTACGGGTTATCAACGTTCCCGCCCGGGGGGTGGGGAAAAAAACGGTAGAGAGTCTTAAGGAACTGGCGTTAGCGCAGGGGTGTTCTCTTTGGCAGGCATTGGAGTTGTGGGTGGCGGATTCGGCGTCAGCCGGGAAAAGCAAGCAGGCGCTGGTTGCTTTTGTCCAGCAGGTTCAGGAATGGCGCCGGCAGGAAGAGGGGACAATCAGTGCACTGCTGCAGGATATCATTGCCAAAACCGACTATTCTGCCTGGCTGCAGCGGGGTTCTGGTGCCCATTTGTATGAGGGAAAAAAGGAGAATATCGCCGAACTCTTCAATTCCATTGTAACCTGGGAAAGCAATGAAAGTCAGCCATTGCTGGCCAACTATCTGGAGTCGGTGGCTTTGATCAGCGAGGTTGACCGCAGTGCGCCGGAGCAGTCACGGGTAACCCTGATGACGCTCCACAGCGCTAAAGGGCTTGAATTCCCGGTTGTTTTCATGGCTGGAATGGAGGAAGGCCTGTTTCCAAATCGCAAATGCTACAATCGGGATGCCGAGATGGAAGAGGAGCGTCGGTTGTGCTATGTGGGGATGACCAGGGCCCGGGAGAAGCTCTACCTGGTTGCCAGCCGTAGTCGTCAATTCCAGGGGGTCCGAAGTGACAATAAGCCATCTCGTTTTTTGTTTGATATTCCCCGTCAGCTTATTCAGCAGGAGGATGCGGCTTCAGGTCCAACCCATGGTGGGAAAAGGGTCCGGGAACATCAGCAAAGCAGCGGAGTAAAACCGGCGCCGGCCAAAAAGGTTTCGCCGGGTGATTCCTCTTCCAATGCCGGGTTTCCGGTTGGCTGCAAGGTGATTCATGGGGTTTTTGGCCCCGGAGTGGTGGCTGCCAGAGAGGGTCATGGCGATGACCTGAAGCTGGTTATTATCTTTCGTGATCGTGGGCGCAAGAAAATATCCTTGCGTTATGCGAAGCTGGAACGTTGCTGA
- the ffh gene encoding signal recognition particle protein — translation MFESLSDKLELSFKKLRGHGRLTEENIKEALRDVRMVLLEADVNFVVVKQFVKAVRERAMGQEVLQSLTPAQQFVKIVHDELVSLMGGVGVPLDLAAAPPVVIMMVGLQGSGKTTTSGKLALHLKKREKKSVLLVPADVYRPAAIDQLQSLGKQIDIPVFSSHAGQDPVDISRDALHYGKDHGIDVLIIDTAGRLHIDEQLMAELERMKGAVKPQEILLVADSMTGQEAVTIAKSFHDLLDITGVVLTKLDGDARGGAALSINAVTGKPIKFVGEGEKLNALDVFYPDRMASRILGMGDVLTLIERAQEVVDEKNAAALAQKLKKNDFNFEDFRTQLQQIKKMGSMGGLLKMIPGLGKVKDLVEDGQHDKELSRVEAIINSMTAKERQDYRLINGSRRKRIAAGSGTTVQDINRLLKNYLEMKKMMKTFNKMGPKGLKKLLQ, via the coding sequence ATGTTTGAATCATTATCAGATAAGTTAGAGCTAAGTTTTAAGAAGCTGCGCGGACATGGCCGGCTGACCGAAGAGAACATCAAGGAAGCGCTCCGGGATGTCCGGATGGTGTTGCTGGAAGCTGATGTCAACTTCGTAGTGGTCAAGCAGTTTGTTAAGGCTGTGCGTGAGCGGGCCATGGGGCAGGAGGTTCTCCAGAGCCTGACTCCGGCCCAGCAATTTGTCAAGATTGTTCACGATGAGCTGGTTTCCCTGATGGGCGGTGTTGGTGTCCCCCTCGATCTGGCGGCAGCCCCCCCGGTGGTGATCATGATGGTAGGTCTCCAGGGGTCAGGGAAAACAACCACCAGTGGCAAACTGGCCCTGCATCTGAAAAAGAGGGAAAAAAAGTCGGTTTTGCTGGTGCCGGCAGACGTTTATCGGCCGGCGGCCATTGACCAGTTGCAAAGTCTTGGCAAGCAGATCGATATTCCGGTTTTTTCGTCGCATGCCGGCCAGGATCCTGTTGACATCAGCCGGGATGCGTTGCATTACGGTAAAGACCATGGGATTGATGTCCTTATAATTGATACTGCCGGTCGGTTGCATATCGATGAACAGTTGATGGCTGAGCTCGAGCGAATGAAAGGGGCAGTGAAGCCGCAGGAAATTCTCTTGGTTGCCGATTCTATGACTGGCCAGGAGGCGGTAACGATAGCCAAATCGTTTCACGACTTGCTCGATATCACCGGGGTAGTGCTGACCAAGCTTGACGGTGACGCCCGCGGCGGCGCAGCCCTCTCGATTAACGCCGTGACCGGCAAGCCAATCAAGTTTGTCGGTGAAGGGGAGAAGCTCAACGCCCTGGATGTCTTTTATCCCGATCGCATGGCTTCCCGGATTTTGGGAATGGGTGATGTCCTGACCCTCATTGAACGGGCCCAGGAAGTTGTTGATGAAAAAAACGCCGCTGCGCTGGCGCAAAAACTCAAGAAAAATGATTTTAATTTTGAAGACTTTCGCACCCAGTTGCAGCAGATTAAAAAGATGGGCTCGATGGGTGGTCTGCTGAAAATGATCCCCGGTCTGGGTAAAGTAAAAGATCTGGTTGAGGATGGTCAGCATGATAAGGAGTTGAGCAGGGTTGAGGCGATTATCAATTCCATGACCGCCAAGGAGCGCCAGGATTACCGGCTCATTAACGGCAGTCGTCGTAAGCGTATTGCTGCTGGCAGCGGCACCACCGTGCAGGATATCAACCGATTGCTGAAAAATTATCTGGAAATGAAAAAAATGATGAAAACATTCAATAAAATGGGTCCCAAAGGATTGAAAAAACTTTTACAGTAA